The sequence GCGGCCAGCGGTAGAGGTCAATCGATTCGGCGCGGTAGCGGCGCAGGTCCAGGCCGCGAAAGGCGACGGCAATTCGACTGTTGTACTCGAAGGATGCACGCAATTCTTCTTCAAATAGTTTTCGCGGCAGCGCATAGCCCGTCTTTTCCGGCGATGCGTCCATCACGCGGCGGGCCAATCCCTGCAGATAGGAAAACCGTCGCTCATCTACCGGATCGCTGGATGGAGAAGGACGAATCAAATCGCGGATGCGCTCCTCCGCTTCCTTGACGGCAGCCGCAGAAAAAAAGGCGCTTTCCGTACCGCGAGTTTTCGCTTGTTCCGCCGATCGGCGCAGCCGCTCCAGTGCGGTCATCATTGCCGCAACATGGTCGACCTCGAGCGTCAGCAATTCGACCGGCGTCAAGTAGCGCGCGACTTCTTGCTGCGCCTTTGCGGCCAGCGCGTCATTTTGCTGGCGCACGGCAGCAGCCAGAAAAGCGGCAATGAGTCCGCCAAGCATCAGCGCAATGAACAGCGATAGCTTGCCACGAATTCCAGGACGCAGCCGCTGCTTCCATGCGCCGTTCATCGGGCTGGGACTCGCTTGCTCAAGGTCAAAACGTTGCCGCCTCCGGGACGAGCTTGGTGCTGAGCATCCATCAGCGTCGTATACAGAAAAACTCCGAGGCCGCCTTCCTGTTCTCGTTGGGCAATGGTTTCCAGATCCGGTCGCGGCGTCCTTGTTGGATCAAAGAGCGCAGCGCGGTCGAGAATACGGAAGACGACGCGATCCGCCTGGCGTTCCATCTCGATATCAATCAGAGCCCGGTCATCGGCGCAGTTGCCATGCTCGATCACGTTGGCCAGAGCTTCATCCACAGAAAGCACGATGCGATTTTGATCGATGGCGTCAAAGAGGCCGCCAAGAAAGCTTTGCGCTGCCTCGCGTACGCGCTCCAATTCGCTCAGGTCGCAGCGGACCTGAAGCTGCTTCACTACAAGCCCTTGGCCGCCGCGGCGGCGTCGCTGTGAATGGAAAAGAGCCGGGTGAAGCCAAGCACGTCGAGTACGTCTTTGACCGGCGCCTGCAACGCTGCCAGACGCAAGTCGCCGCCGGCCTTCTTAGCGTCGATCAAAGCCGCCTTCAGCGTCCCAACGCCGGCGGAGGCGATGTAGCTTACTCCTTGTAAGTCGCATACAATCTTGATTCGTCCGCCGGCGATCATGGTCTTCAGCATGTCCCCCAGTCGCGGCGCTGTTCTGGCGTCCAGCTTGCCAGCTACTCTTAGAACAACCGCAGCGCCCTGGGCGCTCTCCTGAATATTTAAGTCGTATTCCGCCATCTTGCCGCTCTCCCGGCCCGCTTACTTGCGCTCGGCCTTCAGCTCTTTCCACAGGTCCTTTTCTGTAATCAATGCATAGAGCCGCTGTTCCAGTTTGTCAATCTCATGAAAGTAGCGTATGCCTGGCTCTCCCTGGAAGATATGCGCATATTTTCGAATCGCTCGAATTGTGCGGCGCAGATCATTGGCGGCAATGCTATTCTGGATCTCGTAGAACAGGTTGATGGCAATGCGCTCCTCCAGGCTGGAACGAAAGCCCTCCGCTCGTTGCGATAAGGCGCTTATCAATCGCTCAACTTCGTCGCGATTGTTGTTTTCCTGGTCGCCGTAGTTGATCAAATAGTGACTGATCAATTTGATGCAGCGTTCAAAATCATCCTTCTGCGCTGCCAGCTTGATTCGATGAAAGAGATTAATAGCCTGGCGCTGTACTTCCACCAGCTCCGTATGGCGACCGAGCTGGATGGGCCGAAATGCTTCGCGCAAATCTTCCTGGCTGAGCGCCTGAAGACCTTCTGCGAATAACTGTTCGCTTTGCAGCTGGTGCATATCGCGAAACTCGATGAGCGGCGGGTAAACGGTCTGCACAAAGTCAATGGCGTCGGGCGAAGCGGCGACGCGCGACGAACGCTGCATTCGATCCAAAAAGAAGATGGAGGCGTCGCCAAGTGCGGAGAGCGAGTCATTCAAGGCCGCTGAAATCATGCGACGGGCCAGCGGGCCGGCAGTGTGAATCGATCCTGGTTGTGACAGAGCGCGATCGATGTGCTCCATCAGGCGTCGGACGGTTTCCGATCCGGGCCGCCGTTTCCATCCCTTGAAGTCCAGCGGTGTGAATAGATGGTTCAGGAACAGTCGCTTGCCAGTCATGGCCAGCAGGCGAATAACCTTGATCAGGTCCTCGGCCGTTTCCGCCGGAACCTTGGCGATTTTGTCCAGTTCGCGCGGCGTCATTTTGGCGTTTGCTATGCTTGCAGTATCGGTCACGGCTTATGATCCATTGGACGCAGAGCCAGTCGAATTTCTGCCGGCTCAGGTCGCTAATGGAAGAAGGATTGCCTCAGCGAAATCAAGGGGCCGGCTGCAGCGCATAGATTCCGCCACGGTAGTCGGCTACATAGAGTTCGCCATCCGGGGCCTCGCCAAAGGCCGAGGGCCGCAGCTCGCTTTGTAAGAGCGGCCCGCCCAGTCCGTTGCGATCGATGGACCAGAATTGTCCGGAGCAAAAGTCGGCGAAGATATAGCGACCGTATAAGGCGGGCAGCCTGGACCCACGGTAGACATAAGCTCCGGTGACCGAGCAATGCGGGCCGTGGGCATACTCAAAGACCGGATCGATCAAGTTTGCGCTGCTGCAGCTTTCAGCTCCGTAGCAGTGCCTGCCTTCGCGAAGATTCCAGCCGTAGTTTCCGCCGCTGCGGATCAGGTCGATCTCCTCAAAGCGATCCTGGCCGACGTCGGCCGCCCACAACTCGCCGCTCTGGCGATCAAAACTGAAACGCCATGGATTGCGCAGACCCCAGGCATAGAGCTCGTCGCGGCCGGCCTTGCCGACCAGCGGATTGTCGGGCGGAATGCGATAGGGCGGCGCAGATTCTACATCGAGACGAAGGATGGCGCCAAAGAGCGTTTCAATGTTTTGCCCGTTGCCCAGGGGATCGCCGCCGCTGCCGCCATCGCCCAGCGCCATGTAGAGCATGCCATCGGGGCCAAAAGCAATCTGTCCGCCGTTGTGGTTGTTGAAGGGCTGTGCGACCTGCAGGATAAGCCTCTCGCTGTTGGGATCGATCTGGCGCGCTGAAGCGTCCATGCGCCAGACGCTGAGCGTGCTAATCGGTCGCCGGCCGGGTCGCGTATAGGAGAGAAAGACGCGGCGATCGTGGGCAAAGTGCGGCGAGAAGGCCATGCCCAGGAGTCCAAGCTCGCCGCCGGACTGCACACGGCTTCGAATGTCCAGCGCCGTCCACGGCGCCTGGCCGGCGTTCCAGGCGCGGATGCGCCCGGCTTGTTCGATCACATAGAATCGCTGCGGATAGGCGCCCAGGAATGCAAATCCAACCGGCTGCTGCAGGCGCCCGGGCGCGGCAAGCGGCCGGAGTACCGCAGGCGTTGCGTTCTGCGAAATGACCTCGCTGCAGCCTGCAAGCAGCGTCAGAACCAGAGAGGCAAGAAGGGCAAGATTGAGACGCGCAAACATCCAGTCAGAATGAGGCAAGCATCTGCGCCAGGCTGGCAAGGAAAAGCGAGCGTCGCCAGGCCGGCGGCGCAAAAATGGGCTCGCCTTAACCCTGGTTAATGCAGATGCCTGGCGCCTGTGCTAGCATAATCGCATGCCAGCGAAGGAGGCGTCATGAGCAAGACCCAGGCGGCCATCGCAAAACTGATCTGTCCTTCGCTGGAAGAGCCTGGCGTTCTCGGACAGTTTACTGAGATCTTTGATGCGTTTTTTGCCGAGCTGGATTCGCGTTCGCGCGCCCAGCTTGGGCTCTTTTTTCGAGCGCTCAATTTTCTTTCGCTGCTATTCTGCTGGCGTCCTTTGCATCGTCTGGCGCCTGAACGTCGTCAGCGTTTTCTCGAACAAGTTGGGCGGCGCGGCGGCTCAAAAATTCAAGCTGGTTTAACCGGCGTTCGTTCGCTGGTCCTGCTCAGTTACTACAGTACGCCCCACGCCTGGCGCCAGATCAATTACGAGGGACCGCTGGCGCGAGGAGAGCGGCCATGAAAAAGGGATACAATGTTGTGATCGTTGGCAGCGGCGCCGGCGGCGGCGTGGTGGCCGAACTGCTGAGCCGCTATGTGAATCAGGGGCTGAGCGTGCTCTTGCTGGAGGGCGGACCCTACTGGCCCAAGCATCGTTTTACACAGCGCGAACTGGATATGTCGCGCATCTTTTTGCGCAAAGGCGCCGTCTTTACCAGCGATATGCAGATGAGCATTGCCGCCGCCAGCGCCGTGGGCGGCAGCACCGCTGTTTACACCGGAGTCTCCTTTCGTCCGCCGGAAAGCGTCATAGAAGAATGGCGTTCCCGTTACGGTCTGGGCTTTCTGTCCGATAGCTTTGTCTCCGGCACGCTTGATCGCATTGAACAAAAGATTAATGTGCATCAACTATCGCCGGAGGAAGAAAACGACAACAACCGTCTATTTCGAGAGGGCTGCCAGAAGCTGAACATTCCGGTCAAGCCGCTGCGCATCAATACCCGCGGCTGTCAGGGACAGGGCTTCTGCAATCTGGGTTGTACGGCCGGCGCCAAGCAGGGTACGCTTGAGGTGCAGATTCCAGAGGCTCGCAGCCGCGGCGTCGATCTGGTCTATAATGCGTGGGTCCAGCAAATCGGGCCGCGACGGGTGAGCTTTTCGGTGCGGCCTGCTCCGCGCGGAACCGAGCCAAATGTCGAGGCCGAGGGAAACTACGAGGTCGAGGCGGATTGCATCGTTCTGGCGGGCGGCGCGCTGAATACGCCGCCGCTGCTGCTGCGTTCCAGGAAGAAGCTTGGAATAGATCCGCAAAATATTGGCCGCTTTCTCACCGTGCATCCGGCTTACAATGTCAACGGCGTAGTTTCGCAACAGGTGAAGAACTACCGCGGCTTTCCCAAGCTCTGGTATGTAGACGCCTTTTCGGAGAGCGACGGATACTATCTGGAGACTTCGTTCTACTATCCGGGCGTAACGGCCAAGAATCAGCCAATCAGCGGCGTGCAGCTGGAAGAGCTGATGAAGGATTACCGGAAGATGATGTCGATTTTGATTCTGGTGCACGACGATGCCGTGCCGGAGAACCGTGTTGGCATTGATGGCCGCGGCGAGACGGTTGTCGACTATCGCTTGAGCGATTCGGCGCGCGATTCGATGCTGGCCGCCCTCCGAAACGCGGCGCGCATCCTCTTCGCCGCGGGCTGCAGCCGTGCGTCAATTCCAGCCAGTTCCAAAGCGCTGCTTGATCCAGGCGACGTAGCTTCACTGGGGAGCCTGGTAAGTCGCGATTCCTTTCAGCCGGTGCGTCAGCCTCTGTCCAGCGCTCATCCCCAGGGCGGCGCGCGCATGGGCAAAGATCCATCAATCGCAGTAACCGATGTAGACGGGCGCCTGCATGGCTGTGACACGGTCTTTGTCAGCGATGCTTCGCTTTTCCCAACTTCTTCCCACGTGAATCCCTATGAAACGGTGATGTTGCTGGCCACCCATGTAGGCGCGCAGGTGCTGCGCAAGTTTTCGATCCAGGCAACGGAGGCGCAATGAGCGCACGAGTGATGCATTTCCAGGCCGGCCAAAGCAAGGGCTGGGCCTATGTGGAAGGCGAGCGGCTGCTGTTGACTTCGGCGCAGTCCATTCATGACTTCCTTGGACCGGCGTCCCGTCGGCCGGCGGCTACCGGTGAGACGCTGCAACTGGCTGAAGTTCGGCCGCTCTCGCCGCTGTCCTATCCCTCGGCCGTGCTGTGTCAGGGAGAGAACTATGCGGCGCATATTGAGGAAGCCGGCGGAAACGTGCGCAAGAGCTTCAACACCCTGTTTGTCAAGGCCAGCTCATCGCTGGCGCCGGCGCAGGGCGAGGTGCGGACGCCAACCGGGGTTCAACTGCTGGACTACGAAGCGGAGCTGGCTTTGATCTTGCGACGCGATGTAAGCGCCGCGGCCAGAATTACCAGAGAGAACCTGCTCGACTATGTTGCCGGGGTTACACTGGCCAACGACATTTCAGCGCGCGACATTCAAGTCCCACAAGTTCAGTGGTTCAAGGGCAAGAGCTTCCGCGGCTTCTGCCCGCTGGGTCCGTGGGTCACTCTGCTGGATGATGGCGAGGTCAATTCGCTGTACCAATGCGAATTCTGGCTTTCGGTCAACGGGCAAGAGCGTCAGCGCGGCGCCGTCGCCCAGATGCTCTTCAAGCCGGAGGAAACGCTGATGGAGCTGTCGGCG is a genomic window of Leptospirales bacterium containing:
- a CDS encoding ATP-binding protein — protein: MKQLQVRCDLSELERVREAAQSFLGGLFDAIDQNRIVLSVDEALANVIEHGNCADDRALIDIEMERQADRVVFRILDRAALFDPTRTPRPDLETIAQREQEGGLGVFLYTTLMDAQHQARPGGGNVLTLSKRVPAR
- a CDS encoding STAS domain-containing protein, which encodes MAEYDLNIQESAQGAAVVLRVAGKLDARTAPRLGDMLKTMIAGGRIKIVCDLQGVSYIASAGVGTLKAALIDAKKAGGDLRLAALQAPVKDVLDVLGFTRLFSIHSDAAAAAKGL
- a CDS encoding PQQ-dependent sugar dehydrogenase; its protein translation is MFARLNLALLASLVLTLLAGCSEVISQNATPAVLRPLAAPGRLQQPVGFAFLGAYPQRFYVIEQAGRIRAWNAGQAPWTALDIRSRVQSGGELGLLGMAFSPHFAHDRRVFLSYTRPGRRPISTLSVWRMDASARQIDPNSERLILQVAQPFNNHNGGQIAFGPDGMLYMALGDGGSGGDPLGNGQNIETLFGAILRLDVESAPPYRIPPDNPLVGKAGRDELYAWGLRNPWRFSFDRQSGELWAADVGQDRFEEIDLIRSGGNYGWNLREGRHCYGAESCSSANLIDPVFEYAHGPHCSVTGAYVYRGSRLPALYGRYIFADFCSGQFWSIDRNGLGGPLLQSELRPSAFGEAPDGELYVADYRGGIYALQPAP
- a CDS encoding GMC family oxidoreductase; translation: MKKGYNVVIVGSGAGGGVVAELLSRYVNQGLSVLLLEGGPYWPKHRFTQRELDMSRIFLRKGAVFTSDMQMSIAAASAVGGSTAVYTGVSFRPPESVIEEWRSRYGLGFLSDSFVSGTLDRIEQKINVHQLSPEEENDNNRLFREGCQKLNIPVKPLRINTRGCQGQGFCNLGCTAGAKQGTLEVQIPEARSRGVDLVYNAWVQQIGPRRVSFSVRPAPRGTEPNVEAEGNYEVEADCIVLAGGALNTPPLLLRSRKKLGIDPQNIGRFLTVHPAYNVNGVVSQQVKNYRGFPKLWYVDAFSESDGYYLETSFYYPGVTAKNQPISGVQLEELMKDYRKMMSILILVHDDAVPENRVGIDGRGETVVDYRLSDSARDSMLAALRNAARILFAAGCSRASIPASSKALLDPGDVASLGSLVSRDSFQPVRQPLSSAHPQGGARMGKDPSIAVTDVDGRLHGCDTVFVSDASLFPTSSHVNPYETVMLLATHVGAQVLRKFSIQATEAQ
- a CDS encoding fumarylacetoacetate hydrolase family protein, whose protein sequence is MSARVMHFQAGQSKGWAYVEGERLLLTSAQSIHDFLGPASRRPAATGETLQLAEVRPLSPLSYPSAVLCQGENYAAHIEEAGGNVRKSFNTLFVKASSSLAPAQGEVRTPTGVQLLDYEAELALILRRDVSAAARITRENLLDYVAGVTLANDISARDIQVPQVQWFKGKSFRGFCPLGPWVTLLDDGEVNSLYQCEFWLSVNGQERQRGAVAQMLFKPEETLMELSALMDLHAGDVLLTGTPAGVALKAPSAALRKVAGLLFSEEKQMQVFVRGQLRLPAYLKAGDRIEARLQSSDGVIDSGLMDLSIA